A window from Anser cygnoides isolate HZ-2024a breed goose chromosome 1, Taihu_goose_T2T_genome, whole genome shotgun sequence encodes these proteins:
- the PDE6H gene encoding retinal cone rhodopsin-sensitive cGMP 3',5'-cyclic phosphodiesterase subunit gamma has protein sequence MSENPTTNLNTGDAPTGPTTPRKGPPKFKQRQTRQFKSKPPKKGVKGFGDDIPGMEGLGTDITVICPWEAFSHLELHELAQFGII, from the exons ATGAGTGAGAATCCCACCACCAACCTCAACACTGGAGATGCTCCGACTGGTCCCACCACACCACGCAAGGGGCCTCCCAAGTTCAAGCAGAGACAGACAAGGCAGTTCAAGAGCAAGCCTCCTAAAAAAGGAGTAAAAGG GTTTGGAGATGACATCCCAGGCATGGAGGGGCTGGGCACAG ATATCACAGTGATTTGCCCATGGGAAGCTTTCAGCCATCTGGAACTGCACGAGCTGGCCCAGTTTGGGATCATCTAA